One part of the Paroedura picta isolate Pp20150507F chromosome 5, Ppicta_v3.0, whole genome shotgun sequence genome encodes these proteins:
- the LOC143837197 gene encoding guanylate-binding protein 1-like isoform X1 encodes MASEIHMPDPVCLIENRDKTFFVHPEALKLLSGIHQPVVVVAIVGLYRTGKSYLMNKLAGKNSGFPLGSTVQANTKGIWMWCLPYPGRPDQTLVLLDTEGLGDVEKGDPQNDSWIFALAVLLSSTLVYNSMGIIDQHAMDQLHYVTELTERIKSKSPTENLEAEEDSAEYVRFFPTFIWAVRDFSLQLVLNGQPCTEDEYLENALKLKKGNSCENQAFNLPRKCVQFFFPTRKCFLFDRPTNQKNLHRLEEMEESELEAKFVQQVRQFCHHVYETSNPKTIPGGHIVNGRLLATLVATYVDTIRSGGVPCMENAVLALAQMENSAAVLEATGRYMELMDQKLKLPMETLQELLGIHAKCEDEALQVFMARAFKDDQQQFQAELMQVLDEKKKAYCKQNKLESSKRCKALLKRLSQDLEDRINKAFYTRPGGYQDYCNDLKTVIERYHQESGKGVMAEAEGEQFFKDREAVGRAILQSDEALTEKEKEAEDARARAEAAERENEIQKQKQAEREQKLEDQKRSYEANIEYLKEKMEKDREKLLEELNKMLENKLWEQKVLRQAGCPKCIDHLYKQIDQLREEIDKLKQRHVFSERVEAASVILRLVLEKALARLSKES; translated from the exons ATGGCCTCCGAAATCCACATGCCGGATCCTGTGTGCCTTATCGAGAACAGGGACAAGACATTTTTTGTCCATCCGGAAGCCCTAAAGCTGCTCTCGGGAATCCACCagccggtggtggtggtggccattGTGGGGCTGTACCGAACGGGCAAGTCCTACCTCATGAACAAGCTAGCTGGCAAGAACTCAG GTTTCCCTCTGGGCTCCACGGTACAAGCCAACACCAAGGGAATCTGGATGTGGTGCCTTCCCTACCCTGGCAGACCGGACCAGACACTGGTGCTCCTGGATACAGAGGGGCTTGGTGATGTGGAAAAG GGTGATCCACAGAATGACTCCTGGATCTTTGCTCTGGCCGTCCTCCTCAGCAGTACTCTGGTCTACAACAGCATGGGCATCATTGACCAGCACGCCATGGACCAGCTGCA TTACGTGACGGAACTGACAGAGCGCATCAAATCCAAATCACCTACTGAGAACTTGGAGGCAGAGGAAGATTCTGCTGAGTACGTCCGCTTCTTCCCAACGTTCATCTGGGCAGTGAGAGATTTCTCGCTGCAGCTGGTATTAAACGGGCAGCCCTGCACAGAGGACGAATACCTGGAGAATGCCTTGAAGTTGAAGAAAG GTAATTCCTGTGAGAATCAGGCATTCAACCTGCCCCGCAAATGCGTCCAATTCTTCTTCCCCACCCGAAAATGCTTCCTCTTTGACCGCCCCACCAATCAAAAGAACCTCCACCggctggaggagatggaggagagCGAGCTGGAAGCCAAATTTGTGCAGCAAGTGAGGCAGTTCTGCCACCACGTCTATGAGACATCGAATCCAAAGACCATCCCAGGAGGGCACATTGTCAATGGGCGAT TGTTAGCAACCTTGGTGGCGACCTATGTAGACACGATCCGCAGTGGGGGCGTACCTTGCATGGAGAATGCAGTGCTAGCTCTGGCTCAAATGGAGAATTCAGCTGCTGTGCTCGAAGCTACTGGCCGCTACATGGAGCTGATGGATCAGAAGTTGAAGCTGCCCATGGAGACTCTGCAGGAGCTCTTGGGGATCCATGCAAAATGTGAGGACGAGGCCCTTCAAGTCTTCATGGCCCGTGCCTTCAAGGATGACCAGCAGCAGTTCCAGGCTGAGCTGATG CAAGTCCTAGATGAGAAGAAGAAGGCGTACTGCAAGCAGAACAAACTGGAATCCTCCAAACGCTGCAAGGCTCTGTTGAAGCGGCTCTCTCAGGACCTGGAGGACAGGATCAACAAGGCCTTCTACACCCGCCCTGGTGGCTATCAGGATTATTGCAATGATCTGAAGACTGTTATAGAGAGATACCACCAGGAATCAGGGAAAGGGGTCATG GCAGAGGCCGAAGGGGAGCAGTTCTTCAAGGACCGGGAGGCTGTGGGTAGAGCCATCCTTCAAAGTGATGAAGCCctcacagagaaagagaaggaagcagaag ATGCCAGGGCAAGGGCGGAGGCGGCAGAGCGGGAGAATGAGATCCAGAAGCAGAAGCAGGCTGAGCGGGAGCAGAAGTTGGAGGATCAGAAGCGAAGTTACGAGGCAAACATTGAATACTTgaaggagaagatggagaaggaCAGGGAGAAGCTGCTGGAAGAGCTGAACAAGATGCTGGAGAATAAACTCTGG GAACAAAAGGTTCTGCGGCAGGCCGGATGCCCAAAGTGCATTGATCACCTATATAAGCAGATCGATCAGCTGAGAGAGGAAATCGATAAGCTCAAGCAACGACATGTGTTCTCCGAGAGGGTAGAAGCCGCTTCAGTGATACTTCGATTGGTCCTTGAGAAAGCATTGGCCAGACTTTCCAAGGAATCATAA
- the LOC143837197 gene encoding guanylate-binding protein 7-like isoform X2, producing MWCLPYPGRPDQTLVLLDTEGLGDVEKGDPQNDSWIFALAVLLSSTLVYNSMGIIDQHAMDQLHYVTELTERIKSKSPTENLEAEEDSAEYVRFFPTFIWAVRDFSLQLVLNGQPCTEDEYLENALKLKKGNSCENQAFNLPRKCVQFFFPTRKCFLFDRPTNQKNLHRLEEMEESELEAKFVQQVRQFCHHVYETSNPKTIPGGHIVNGRLLATLVATYVDTIRSGGVPCMENAVLALAQMENSAAVLEATGRYMELMDQKLKLPMETLQELLGIHAKCEDEALQVFMARAFKDDQQQFQAELMQVLDEKKKAYCKQNKLESSKRCKALLKRLSQDLEDRINKAFYTRPGGYQDYCNDLKTVIERYHQESGKGVMAEAEGEQFFKDREAVGRAILQSDEALTEKEKEAEDARARAEAAERENEIQKQKQAEREQKLEDQKRSYEANIEYLKEKMEKDREKLLEELNKMLENKLWEQKVLRQAGCPKCIDHLYKQIDQLREEIDKLKQRHVFSERVEAASVILRLVLEKALARLSKES from the exons ATGTGGTGCCTTCCCTACCCTGGCAGACCGGACCAGACACTGGTGCTCCTGGATACAGAGGGGCTTGGTGATGTGGAAAAG GGTGATCCACAGAATGACTCCTGGATCTTTGCTCTGGCCGTCCTCCTCAGCAGTACTCTGGTCTACAACAGCATGGGCATCATTGACCAGCACGCCATGGACCAGCTGCA TTACGTGACGGAACTGACAGAGCGCATCAAATCCAAATCACCTACTGAGAACTTGGAGGCAGAGGAAGATTCTGCTGAGTACGTCCGCTTCTTCCCAACGTTCATCTGGGCAGTGAGAGATTTCTCGCTGCAGCTGGTATTAAACGGGCAGCCCTGCACAGAGGACGAATACCTGGAGAATGCCTTGAAGTTGAAGAAAG GTAATTCCTGTGAGAATCAGGCATTCAACCTGCCCCGCAAATGCGTCCAATTCTTCTTCCCCACCCGAAAATGCTTCCTCTTTGACCGCCCCACCAATCAAAAGAACCTCCACCggctggaggagatggaggagagCGAGCTGGAAGCCAAATTTGTGCAGCAAGTGAGGCAGTTCTGCCACCACGTCTATGAGACATCGAATCCAAAGACCATCCCAGGAGGGCACATTGTCAATGGGCGAT TGTTAGCAACCTTGGTGGCGACCTATGTAGACACGATCCGCAGTGGGGGCGTACCTTGCATGGAGAATGCAGTGCTAGCTCTGGCTCAAATGGAGAATTCAGCTGCTGTGCTCGAAGCTACTGGCCGCTACATGGAGCTGATGGATCAGAAGTTGAAGCTGCCCATGGAGACTCTGCAGGAGCTCTTGGGGATCCATGCAAAATGTGAGGACGAGGCCCTTCAAGTCTTCATGGCCCGTGCCTTCAAGGATGACCAGCAGCAGTTCCAGGCTGAGCTGATG CAAGTCCTAGATGAGAAGAAGAAGGCGTACTGCAAGCAGAACAAACTGGAATCCTCCAAACGCTGCAAGGCTCTGTTGAAGCGGCTCTCTCAGGACCTGGAGGACAGGATCAACAAGGCCTTCTACACCCGCCCTGGTGGCTATCAGGATTATTGCAATGATCTGAAGACTGTTATAGAGAGATACCACCAGGAATCAGGGAAAGGGGTCATG GCAGAGGCCGAAGGGGAGCAGTTCTTCAAGGACCGGGAGGCTGTGGGTAGAGCCATCCTTCAAAGTGATGAAGCCctcacagagaaagagaaggaagcagaag ATGCCAGGGCAAGGGCGGAGGCGGCAGAGCGGGAGAATGAGATCCAGAAGCAGAAGCAGGCTGAGCGGGAGCAGAAGTTGGAGGATCAGAAGCGAAGTTACGAGGCAAACATTGAATACTTgaaggagaagatggagaaggaCAGGGAGAAGCTGCTGGAAGAGCTGAACAAGATGCTGGAGAATAAACTCTGG GAACAAAAGGTTCTGCGGCAGGCCGGATGCCCAAAGTGCATTGATCACCTATATAAGCAGATCGATCAGCTGAGAGAGGAAATCGATAAGCTCAAGCAACGACATGTGTTCTCCGAGAGGGTAGAAGCCGCTTCAGTGATACTTCGATTGGTCCTTGAGAAAGCATTGGCCAGACTTTCCAAGGAATCATAA